The following proteins are co-located in the Paenibacillus sp. FSL H8-0079 genome:
- a CDS encoding PucR family transcriptional regulator, whose amino-acid sequence MGETMLHIQIRDMLKRPVFRKAEVLASDRALERYVRWVHIMEVPEVGDLLNGGELVLTTGIGWQEGEQHGLSFLRQLIARGAAGLCMELGDHTKSQLGAMKEIAVAADFPLIWFREQVRYIDITQDLHFTLIRSHQRMIAELDRLTTSFNQLLLNGDGVQPLLRLLSRTTGYAVALYPLEGEASAVPYCPPEELETRRQDWFLQRGQSAEEHITALKVYTESALDLISMPVQALDYTFADLVLMHQKLADHDSSIPIKPSDEFVFQALERCAAAIAQDWMRTKYMEEKRRYKEDMWVIDWLNGHHSTKEIHEYISAVNPLLATSKATIILFDSNPAYTDSLRLQKLLIQRNIVARSVFARENFTLYSTVLNHQIILIILDPLPGSQRKSSLWRCIEQLQQHEQEQTHRLFSGLFGIGHSCADLSRLKDSLDSAKETLRIQKDIGEMQQPFYSNLHCYRIIASMKQSGNLDDFIEEYLGPLIRYDVEKGGQLLRTLKQYLVLCCSKQETATALYIVRQTLYHRLDKIEALLGEDYILPEKRVAIELAIYAYEYVHGPIA is encoded by the coding sequence GTGGGGGAGACAATGCTTCATATTCAGATCAGAGACATGCTAAAACGTCCCGTATTTCGCAAGGCGGAAGTTCTGGCCAGTGATCGTGCACTGGAGCGGTATGTTCGCTGGGTTCATATCATGGAGGTTCCTGAGGTAGGGGACTTGCTCAATGGCGGGGAATTGGTTCTTACGACAGGCATTGGCTGGCAGGAAGGTGAGCAGCACGGCCTGTCTTTTTTGCGTCAGTTAATTGCACGTGGGGCTGCCGGACTCTGTATGGAACTGGGGGATCACACCAAATCGCAGCTCGGTGCGATGAAAGAAATTGCAGTCGCCGCGGATTTTCCGCTGATCTGGTTCCGCGAACAAGTCCGTTATATTGATATTACGCAAGACCTGCATTTTACCCTGATTCGCAGTCATCAGCGGATGATTGCCGAACTCGATCGTCTCACCACCTCCTTCAACCAACTTCTTCTGAATGGAGATGGCGTACAACCTCTGCTTCGATTATTGTCACGAACAACCGGATATGCCGTGGCGTTATACCCACTTGAAGGGGAAGCAAGTGCCGTTCCCTACTGCCCTCCAGAGGAGCTAGAGACTCGTCGGCAGGATTGGTTTTTACAGCGAGGACAGTCAGCGGAGGAGCATATTACAGCGTTAAAAGTATACACGGAGAGCGCATTGGATTTGATCAGCATGCCTGTTCAGGCGTTGGACTATACCTTTGCCGACCTCGTGCTGATGCATCAAAAGCTGGCGGATCACGATTCAAGCATACCGATCAAACCCTCAGATGAATTCGTCTTTCAGGCACTGGAACGTTGCGCGGCCGCGATTGCCCAAGACTGGATGCGAACCAAGTACATGGAAGAGAAACGTCGGTACAAAGAAGATATGTGGGTCATTGACTGGCTTAACGGACACCACTCCACGAAGGAAATCCATGAATATATATCTGCCGTTAATCCCCTTCTCGCAACGAGCAAAGCCACTATTATTTTATTCGACAGCAATCCCGCATACACAGATAGCCTCAGACTTCAGAAGTTATTGATCCAACGCAACATCGTCGCCCGGTCGGTATTTGCGCGGGAGAACTTCACCCTCTACAGCACAGTTCTAAACCATCAGATCATTCTTATCATTCTCGACCCACTGCCTGGATCTCAGCGCAAAAGTAGTCTATGGCGCTGCATCGAACAATTGCAGCAGCACGAGCAGGAACAGACCCACCGCCTCTTCTCAGGCCTGTTCGGTATCGGTCATAGCTGCGCGGACCTCTCCCGTCTCAAGGATAGCCTGGATTCCGCGAAGGAGACACTGCGAATTCAGAAGGACATCGGCGAGATGCAGCAGCCCTTTTACAGCAACCTTCATTGTTATCGCATCATTGCCAGCATGAAGCAGAGCGGTAATCTGGATGATTTCATCGAAGAATACCTGGGGCCGCTCATTCGTTACGATGTGGAGAAAGGAGGTCAGCTGCTGCGGACCCTCAAGCAATATTTGGTCCTGTGCTGCTCCAAGCAAGAGACGGCCACCGCTCTATATATTGTCAGACAGACGCTGTATCACCGTTTGGATAAAATCGAAGCCCTTTTGGGAGAAGACTATATCCTCCCCGAGAAAAGGGTCGCGATCGAACTTGCCATCTACGCCTATGAGTATGTTCATGGTCCAATCGCGTGA
- the hydA gene encoding dihydropyrimidinase: MSTRKLIRNGVLVTASDTFEADILIEKGKITQIGIGLVPDERTEIVDASGCYVIPGGIDPHTHLDMPFGGTVTADDFATGTTAAAFGGTTTIIDFCLTQKGRPLIESLQEWHAKAEGKAAIDYGFHLMIGEMNDHVLEELPQIIEEEGVSSFKVFMAYKNQFQADDGILFQTLQKAKEYGALVMVHAENGDVIDLLVRQALAEGRTEPIHHALTRPSMLEGEATGRAARLAALADSQLYVVHVTCAEAVEQIARMREMGYRIWGETCPQYLTLNQSIMDQPNFEGAKYVWSPPLREAAHQEVLWNALKSGQLQTIGSDHCSFNFKGQKDLGKDDFSKIPNGGPVIEDRLSILYSEGVVKGRITLNQWVDLCSTRASKLFGLFPQKGTLAVGTDADIVIFDPSVNRVISADTHHMNVDYSAFEGMQVQGCPVTVLCRGEYVIRDRQFAGLAGAGQYVKRAKYDAGAPMPMKQPVTAVNGGIS, translated from the coding sequence ATGAGTACCCGCAAATTGATTCGTAACGGTGTTTTGGTCACAGCGTCAGATACCTTTGAAGCAGATATTTTGATCGAAAAGGGTAAAATCACACAGATTGGCATCGGACTGGTGCCTGATGAACGAACGGAGATTGTGGACGCTTCCGGCTGTTATGTCATTCCGGGCGGGATCGATCCACATACCCATCTGGATATGCCATTCGGTGGAACCGTAACGGCGGATGATTTTGCGACGGGAACGACAGCAGCAGCCTTTGGCGGTACAACGACGATCATTGATTTCTGTCTGACACAAAAAGGTCGTCCATTAATCGAATCTCTCCAGGAATGGCATGCCAAAGCCGAGGGTAAAGCCGCCATCGACTACGGTTTCCATCTCATGATCGGCGAGATGAATGATCACGTGCTGGAAGAGCTGCCGCAGATCATTGAAGAAGAGGGTGTGTCATCCTTCAAGGTGTTCATGGCGTATAAAAATCAGTTTCAGGCCGATGATGGGATTCTCTTTCAGACGTTGCAAAAGGCAAAAGAGTACGGCGCACTCGTCATGGTTCATGCCGAGAACGGGGATGTCATTGACCTGCTGGTTCGACAGGCGCTCGCCGAAGGGCGCACGGAGCCGATTCATCATGCGCTGACTCGCCCATCCATGCTGGAGGGAGAAGCGACAGGCCGGGCGGCCCGTCTGGCTGCACTTGCGGATTCACAGCTGTATGTCGTGCACGTGACCTGTGCGGAAGCGGTGGAGCAGATCGCGCGCATGCGTGAAATGGGCTATCGGATCTGGGGGGAGACCTGCCCTCAGTATTTGACTTTGAATCAGTCGATTATGGATCAGCCAAACTTCGAGGGTGCAAAGTATGTCTGGTCACCACCGCTGCGGGAAGCAGCGCATCAGGAAGTACTGTGGAACGCACTGAAAAGTGGTCAGTTGCAGACGATCGGCTCTGATCATTGCTCATTTAATTTCAAAGGGCAGAAGGACTTGGGCAAGGATGATTTTAGCAAAATTCCTAACGGAGGGCCGGTCATCGAAGATCGTCTCAGCATTCTGTATTCCGAAGGTGTAGTCAAGGGGCGGATTACGCTCAATCAGTGGGTTGATCTATGTTCGACAAGAGCGAGCAAGTTATTTGGATTATTTCCGCAGAAAGGGACTCTGGCCGTAGGGACAGATGCGGATATCGTTATTTTTGACCCATCTGTAAACAGGGTGATTTCGGCAGATACGCATCATATGAACGTGGATTACAGCGCATTTGAAGGTATGCAGGTACAGGGATGTCCGGTGACGGTGCTGTGTCGCGGAGAATATGTCATTCGAGATCGGCAATTCGCCGGATTGGCAGGAGCGGGGCAGTATGTGAAGCGTGCTAAATACGATGCAGGTGCACCCATGCCGATGAAACAGCCCGTGACAGCAGTGAATGGAGGGATAAGCTGA
- the preA gene encoding NAD-dependent dihydropyrimidine dehydrogenase subunit PreA: protein MADLSINLAGIRSPNPFWLASAPPTNTGYQVQRAFEAGWGGAVWKTLGEPIINTSSRFAAVHFGGQRVAGFNNIELISDRPLEVNLREIAETKKRFPDRAVIASLMVEPTREKWHEIVKKVEAVGVDGLELNFGCPHGMAERGMGAASGQQPDLVELQTMWVKEVATTPVIVKLTPNITDITATARAAVRGGADAISLINTINSLAGVDLDSWNTVPHVGGKGAHGGYCGPAVKPIALNMVAECARNPEVGVPISGIGGISDWRDTAEFLLMGATGVQVCTAAMHHGFRIVEDMIDGLNDYLDEKGLSSVAELVGQTVPRYSDWGNLDLNYKVVARINRDVCINCNKCHIACEDTSHQCIDMLTDPSGSYLEVVEEDCVGCNLCSIVCPVDGAIEMVELVPEQEPVTWNERQSAIAMLQSVRDQSTKEAIS, encoded by the coding sequence ATGGCTGACTTATCCATTAATCTGGCAGGTATTCGATCACCCAATCCATTCTGGCTGGCTTCTGCACCACCAACCAATACGGGATATCAGGTCCAGCGTGCGTTCGAGGCGGGCTGGGGTGGTGCGGTGTGGAAGACACTGGGTGAGCCAATTATCAATACATCCTCGCGTTTCGCGGCGGTCCATTTTGGCGGACAACGGGTGGCGGGGTTTAACAATATTGAATTGATATCCGATCGTCCACTGGAAGTGAATCTGCGGGAGATTGCCGAGACCAAGAAACGATTCCCAGATCGTGCGGTTATCGCTTCACTGATGGTGGAACCTACGCGAGAGAAGTGGCATGAGATTGTGAAAAAGGTGGAGGCCGTCGGCGTCGATGGCCTGGAGCTGAACTTTGGCTGCCCGCATGGCATGGCCGAACGTGGTATGGGAGCTGCCTCTGGTCAGCAACCTGACCTGGTCGAACTCCAGACGATGTGGGTGAAGGAAGTGGCGACCACACCGGTGATTGTGAAGCTCACGCCGAATATCACGGACATTACGGCGACTGCCCGGGCAGCTGTTCGCGGTGGCGCAGATGCGATCTCCCTGATCAATACGATTAACTCTCTTGCAGGTGTGGATCTGGATTCGTGGAATACGGTGCCGCATGTGGGCGGCAAAGGAGCACATGGTGGATACTGTGGACCAGCGGTAAAGCCCATCGCACTGAACATGGTTGCGGAGTGTGCGCGTAATCCGGAGGTAGGTGTACCGATCTCGGGCATAGGCGGCATATCTGATTGGCGTGACACAGCAGAGTTCTTACTCATGGGCGCCACAGGGGTCCAAGTATGTACTGCAGCGATGCATCATGGATTTCGCATTGTGGAGGACATGATTGATGGCCTGAACGATTACTTGGATGAAAAGGGTCTGAGCAGCGTAGCAGAACTCGTAGGTCAGACCGTTCCGCGGTATTCGGATTGGGGCAATCTCGATCTGAACTACAAAGTGGTCGCCCGCATCAACCGCGATGTCTGCATCAATTGCAACAAATGCCATATTGCTTGTGAGGACACCTCGCATCAATGTATTGATATGTTGACCGACCCGTCCGGCTCCTATCTGGAAGTGGTGGAAGAAGACTGTGTTGGCTGCAATCTGTGTTCGATCGTTTGCCCGGTGGATGGGGCGATTGAGATGGTTGAACTTGTGCCAGAGCAGGAACCTGTAACCTGGAATGAACGTCAGTCTGCAATTGCGATGCTGCAATCGGTTAGAGATCAATCAACCAAGGAGGCGATATCATGA